One window of Pseudacidobacterium ailaaui genomic DNA carries:
- a CDS encoding radical SAM protein: protein MKATRRRVRELAIVGHALLSTRHPVMAQIVPMRRCNLSCAYCNEYDEVSKPVPVDEMLRRIDHLARLGTSIITISGGEPLLHPDLDQIIARIRHHGSLAGMITNGYLLVPERIQRLNRAGLDHLQISIDNVQPDEISKKSLKVLDKKLQWLSEYADFHVNINSVVGGGIKNPQDALIIGRRALELGFTSTIGIIHDGEGQLKPLGGEERAVWNEMRSWKKKNYSRFNQFQEAIANGQPNDWRCRAGARYLYICENGLVHYCSQQRGYPGKPLAEYTKDDLRREFFTEKSCAPHCTISCVHQVSYIDHWRSPQRPAAPGSTAGLVNIQL from the coding sequence ATGAAAGCGACCCGTCGCCGGGTAAGAGAGCTTGCCATTGTCGGTCATGCCTTGCTTTCCACACGGCATCCGGTGATGGCACAGATTGTGCCCATGCGCCGCTGTAACCTTTCCTGCGCTTACTGCAATGAATATGACGAGGTCTCCAAGCCTGTGCCGGTCGATGAAATGCTGCGCCGCATCGACCATCTCGCCCGGCTCGGTACGAGCATCATCACCATCTCGGGGGGAGAGCCCCTGCTGCATCCGGACCTGGACCAGATTATTGCCCGTATCCGTCATCATGGCAGCCTGGCCGGAATGATCACGAATGGCTATCTGCTTGTGCCGGAGCGCATTCAGCGTCTCAATCGGGCAGGACTCGACCATCTTCAGATTTCCATCGACAATGTGCAGCCGGATGAAATCTCCAAGAAGAGCCTTAAGGTGCTGGACAAAAAGCTGCAATGGCTTTCTGAATACGCCGACTTTCACGTCAATATCAATTCTGTCGTGGGAGGAGGTATCAAGAACCCGCAGGACGCCCTCATTATCGGCAGACGCGCTCTCGAACTCGGCTTTACCTCGACCATCGGAATTATTCATGATGGCGAAGGCCAGCTTAAACCTCTAGGAGGGGAGGAGCGTGCCGTCTGGAACGAGATGCGGAGCTGGAAAAAGAAGAACTATTCCCGCTTCAATCAGTTTCAGGAAGCCATCGCCAACGGGCAGCCCAATGACTGGCGTTGCCGCGCCGGCGCACGTTACCTTTACATCTGTGAGAACGGCCTGGTCCACTACTGCTCCCAGCAACGCGGATATCCCGGGAAACCACTGGCCGAATACACAAAGGATGACCTTCGCCGGGAGTTTTTTACCGAAAAGAGCTGTGCTCCGCACTGCACGATCAGTTGCGTCCATCAGGTTTCCTATATTGATCACTGGCGCTCTCCCCAGCGTCCAGCCGCCCCTGGCAGCACCGCCGGCCTGGTCAACATTCAGCTATAG
- a CDS encoding IS256 family transposase translates to MAKIVSITEHFQHFLTNLKESFWGDLEQKTQVAWKRFLEAESERLRDQYAVWDSYERGTRKPGQYRNGYYERDFVTRFGTIRLRVARARGKSFLPRAMEKFQRRAPELAILIREAFLRGISTRQVGRLVATLTGETISAQTVSRLTRDLDQAVREFHRAALQDEWAYLFLDGVALKVRRPAGRQHVQMLVAYGVRRDGTRQLLGFLRTQGEGQAHWEALLEDLYRRGLKGDKLLLIVTDGCPGLAAAIQTVYPRVAHQRCWVHKMRNILDKVRKRDHDAVKLDAQAIYLADSRRQAEAAARAFSRRWRREYPTMVRQLERDLPDLLVFYHFPKHLWRKLRTTNIIERCFVEVRRRTRPMVCFVNVQSVDRIIYSIFQRFNLEWKNRTLRVFTQAA, encoded by the coding sequence ATGGCGAAGATTGTATCGATCACCGAGCATTTTCAGCACTTCTTGACCAACCTGAAGGAGAGCTTCTGGGGCGACCTGGAGCAGAAGACGCAGGTGGCCTGGAAGCGATTTCTGGAAGCGGAATCGGAGCGGTTGCGCGATCAGTATGCAGTTTGGGACAGCTACGAACGGGGAACGCGCAAGCCGGGACAGTACCGTAACGGCTATTACGAGAGGGATTTTGTGACCCGCTTCGGCACCATCCGGCTGCGCGTGGCGCGGGCCCGCGGCAAGAGCTTTCTTCCCCGGGCGATGGAGAAGTTCCAACGCCGGGCGCCGGAGCTGGCCATACTCATCCGGGAGGCGTTTCTGCGCGGCATCTCTACCCGCCAGGTGGGTCGGCTGGTGGCCACTTTGACGGGCGAGACGATCAGTGCCCAGACCGTCTCGCGGCTGACGCGTGATCTGGATCAGGCGGTGCGGGAGTTTCATCGAGCCGCCCTGCAGGACGAATGGGCTTACCTGTTTCTGGATGGCGTGGCGTTGAAGGTGCGCCGGCCGGCGGGACGGCAGCATGTGCAGATGCTGGTGGCCTACGGCGTGCGCCGGGACGGCACCCGGCAACTGCTCGGCTTTCTGCGCACCCAGGGTGAGGGTCAGGCTCACTGGGAGGCGTTGCTTGAGGATCTCTACCGGCGCGGTCTGAAGGGCGACAAGCTGCTGCTGATCGTCACCGACGGCTGCCCCGGATTGGCTGCCGCCATCCAGACCGTCTATCCCCGCGTAGCCCATCAACGCTGCTGGGTGCACAAGATGCGCAATATCCTCGACAAGGTGCGCAAGCGCGACCATGATGCCGTCAAGCTGGATGCCCAGGCCATCTATCTGGCCGATAGCCGCCGTCAGGCCGAGGCTGCCGCGCGCGCCTTCAGCCGCCGCTGGCGCCGGGAATATCCCACCATGGTGCGGCAACTGGAACGCGATCTGCCCGACCTGCTGGTCTTCTACCATTTTCCCAAGCACCTGTGGCGCAAGCTGCGCACCACCAACATCATTGAACGCTGCTTCGTCGAAGTGCGTCGAAGAACCAGGCCCATGGTTTGCTTCGTCAACGTGCAGTCCGTGGACCGAATCATCTACTCCATCTTCCAGAGATTCAATCTGGAATGGAAAAACCGCACCCTCCGCGTATTTACACAAGCAGCTTGA
- a CDS encoding DoxX family protein, whose product MSFDLSPYVNWSLLLLRFMVGMVFLASGFLHLKAPEERARSIGMSKGFTVFLGAAELLGGAAVIAGVLTQWAAIGLNLVLLGAIYMKVVKWKTGFWGEKSSGWHYDLMFFVMNLVILCTNGGTISLMHGR is encoded by the coding sequence ATGAGCTTCGATCTGTCTCCCTACGTCAACTGGAGCCTGCTTCTGCTACGTTTCATGGTCGGGATGGTCTTTCTAGCCAGTGGTTTTCTGCATCTGAAGGCACCCGAAGAGCGTGCCAGGAGTATTGGAATGAGCAAAGGGTTTACCGTCTTTCTGGGTGCAGCTGAGCTTTTGGGCGGCGCAGCCGTCATCGCAGGTGTTCTGACGCAGTGGGCGGCCATCGGCCTGAATCTGGTTCTGCTCGGGGCAATTTATATGAAAGTCGTGAAGTGGAAAACCGGATTCTGGGGAGAAAAGTCTTCGGGATGGCACTATGATCTGATGTTCTTTGTCATGAATCTGGTGATTCTGTGCACCAATGGGGGCACCATATCGCTGATGCACGGACGATAA
- a CDS encoding beta-N-acetylhexosaminidase — protein sequence MRRHTAVLFVFLSVAVFAGFCQSKRPALIPEPREFQSREDISLAHGVQVSVPGNQQDDKFAARDLSDDLKARGVPFAAKASSVRIHLLRDSDPSARRILSQSGQSFLPQMYEEGYVLVTSRRDVYVIGHSSAGVFYGVQTIKQLTSGTGENAVLRGCVIRDWPAMKYRGVHDDLSRGPVPTLEFQKKQVRTFAAFKLNVYSPYFENTMQYASHPLPALPGGSMSQAEAKELVEYAKQYHITIVPEQEAFGHLHHVLTWQQYASLAEVPDGAVLAPGDPGSLALIRQWFTELAAIFPGPFLHIGADETFELGQGRTAQDVKQRGLGAVYVDFLKQIHDELAPLHRRLLFWGDVAMNDPARVKDLPRDMVAVAWHYEPEPGGFSRWLDPYTSAGMETWVAPGVNNWNRVYPNNELALGNIQGFVADGQKAGSTGMLNTIWNDDGEGLFAEDWYGVLFGAAAAWQPGQSSITDFENNYGAVFHHDTTGDLSQAQLALIAAHQAMEKTGIGDLRDSLFWLDPWSAEGQRVMAKIQPALAEVRQNAERALTLIAAARRAGNLEEQDAIDAMELGARRMDFLAFKFQTASSIAQQYLRLYNGQQDPQVSRHMSRDLWNLSGVNGRCQDLRDGYGYLRDLYREAWLKENRPYWLDNVLAQYDMAMQLWIARADKIRTAREQWVNSHTLPSPGSIGIEQVN from the coding sequence GTGAGAAGACATACTGCCGTTCTCTTCGTGTTTTTGTCCGTTGCTGTTTTTGCTGGATTCTGCCAGTCCAAACGCCCTGCGCTCATCCCGGAACCTCGTGAATTTCAGAGCAGGGAAGATATTTCTCTGGCACACGGTGTGCAGGTTTCTGTGCCCGGAAACCAACAAGACGATAAATTCGCGGCCCGAGATCTTTCCGATGACCTGAAGGCCCGGGGAGTTCCTTTCGCTGCAAAAGCGTCTTCTGTTCGCATTCATCTTCTGCGGGACTCTGACCCGTCTGCCCGGCGTATTCTCTCCCAGTCCGGACAGTCTTTTCTGCCCCAAATGTACGAGGAAGGGTATGTTCTGGTGACCTCCCGCAGAGACGTGTATGTCATAGGGCACAGCTCGGCCGGCGTCTTTTATGGCGTTCAAACCATCAAGCAGTTGACTTCCGGCACTGGAGAGAACGCCGTACTTCGCGGTTGCGTCATCCGTGACTGGCCAGCGATGAAGTATCGCGGCGTGCATGATGATCTCTCGCGGGGCCCGGTCCCAACGCTCGAATTTCAGAAGAAGCAGGTCCGCACTTTTGCTGCGTTCAAGCTCAACGTGTACTCACCCTATTTTGAGAACACGATGCAGTATGCGTCTCATCCGCTGCCTGCCCTTCCCGGCGGGTCCATGTCGCAGGCCGAGGCAAAAGAACTTGTCGAGTATGCAAAGCAATATCACATCACGATTGTCCCGGAGCAGGAGGCCTTTGGGCATTTGCATCATGTACTTACCTGGCAGCAGTACGCATCATTGGCAGAAGTCCCGGATGGAGCTGTTCTCGCGCCTGGAGATCCTGGTTCGCTTGCTTTAATTCGGCAATGGTTTACGGAGCTTGCGGCAATCTTTCCCGGTCCGTTTCTCCATATTGGCGCGGACGAGACCTTTGAACTGGGCCAGGGCAGGACCGCTCAGGACGTAAAGCAGCGTGGCCTTGGGGCGGTCTATGTAGACTTCCTGAAGCAGATCCACGACGAACTTGCACCGCTGCACCGCAGGCTGCTCTTCTGGGGGGACGTGGCCATGAACGATCCTGCACGTGTGAAAGATCTTCCCCGGGACATGGTAGCTGTCGCATGGCATTATGAGCCGGAGCCTGGTGGCTTCAGCAGGTGGCTTGACCCATATACAAGTGCTGGCATGGAAACATGGGTCGCTCCTGGCGTCAATAACTGGAACCGGGTATATCCCAATAACGAGCTTGCGCTTGGCAATATTCAAGGCTTTGTGGCAGACGGCCAGAAGGCCGGTAGTACCGGCATGTTAAATACCATCTGGAACGATGATGGCGAGGGCCTCTTTGCAGAAGACTGGTATGGGGTCTTGTTCGGCGCAGCGGCGGCATGGCAGCCGGGTCAGAGCAGCATCACAGATTTTGAGAACAATTACGGAGCTGTCTTTCATCACGACACCACAGGAGACCTCAGTCAGGCACAGCTTGCTCTGATTGCTGCGCACCAGGCCATGGAAAAGACGGGAATCGGAGATCTGCGCGATTCTCTTTTTTGGCTCGACCCATGGAGTGCCGAAGGCCAGCGAGTGATGGCCAAAATCCAGCCAGCACTGGCTGAGGTGCGCCAGAATGCCGAGCGGGCCCTGACGCTCATTGCCGCGGCGCGGCGCGCGGGAAATCTTGAGGAGCAGGACGCCATTGACGCCATGGAACTTGGGGCGCGCCGAATGGATTTTCTTGCCTTCAAGTTTCAGACGGCCAGCAGCATTGCCCAGCAATACCTTCGCTTATACAACGGACAGCAGGACCCTCAAGTAAGCAGGCATATGTCGCGCGATTTGTGGAACCTCTCGGGTGTGAATGGCCGCTGCCAGGATTTGCGTGACGGATATGGCTACCTCCGCGACCTTTACCGGGAGGCCTGGCTCAAAGAAAACCGCCCTTATTGGCTCGACAATGTACTCGCCCAGTACGATATGGCCATGCAGTTATGGATAGCCCGCGCAGACAAAATCCGGACCGCGCGGGAGCAATGGGTCAACTCGCATACCCTGCCCTCTCCCGGGTCCATCGGAATTGAGCAGGTCAACTGA
- a CDS encoding peroxiredoxin — protein sequence MSLRINDIAPDFTAETTEGTIRFHEWIGDSWVIFFSHPKDFTPVCTTELGAVASLQDEFARRGVKVLGLSVDSVEDHKKWAKDIEDVGGHPVKYPLVGDPELKIAKLYDMLPASAGDTAAGRTPADNAPVRTVFVIGPDKRIKLTLSYPMATGRNFDEILRVIDALQLTTRHKVSTPANWKQGEDIIISGAVSNEEANKLFPGYRTVKPYLRVASQPQ from the coding sequence ATGTCACTCCGTATTAACGATATTGCGCCGGACTTCACAGCCGAAACCACTGAGGGCACCATCCGCTTTCATGAGTGGATTGGAGACAGCTGGGTCATCTTCTTTTCACACCCAAAGGATTTCACCCCTGTCTGCACTACCGAATTGGGAGCAGTGGCCAGCCTTCAGGATGAGTTTGCTCGGCGCGGTGTAAAAGTTCTGGGCCTGAGCGTGGATTCTGTGGAAGACCACAAGAAATGGGCAAAGGACATTGAGGACGTAGGCGGCCATCCGGTGAAATATCCTCTGGTTGGAGACCCGGAGCTGAAAATTGCCAAGCTGTATGACATGCTGCCGGCCTCAGCCGGAGACACAGCGGCCGGACGTACGCCTGCCGATAATGCTCCTGTCCGTACTGTTTTTGTGATCGGTCCGGATAAGCGCATCAAGCTGACCCTTTCCTATCCGATGGCCACGGGCCGCAATTTTGATGAGATTCTGCGCGTGATTGATGCTCTCCAGCTCACCACCAGACACAAGGTCTCTACCCCGGCCAACTGGAAGCAGGGCGAGGACATCATCATCAGCGGTGCCGTTTCCAATGAAGAAGCAAATAAGCTCTTCCCGGGATACAGGACGGTGAAGCCTTATCTGCGCGTCGCTTCACAGCCGCAGTAA
- a CDS encoding YncE family protein — translation MRSLTGPERPWFAAGALLALFAAAGCGNQYRPVVTPVTPSGPAPQPTAYLVAFSQPNLVRYGQTSGLAFPQSLCPATASTYDNGGVVTLIDFSGDSIMAQANVGPGPLTFALDPSGSTAYSVNVTEATDSSGNPTGTCTSTLSTVPLSTSLQTNKVQNTTLPESNQVATVPTNILTTTSGQYVVEPFTSDLNGSPAIGVLTGSPPSLKLEIPVAPGLINAVAVGNSNAQRLYAISQGNLQGGNLKWGACDTPSSVTTTGEADGIDFATNTVTSQLPLGVCPVYGLMTSDGRRTFILNRGSGTITVIDSYKNALDTNSPSTYLKNATITVGAGPVHADIYSPSALLVTANYDDDSVSIIDVSINGAVQGYTDTANFGHVLATVKLPSGSHPAAVTVLQDGSRAYTANEGNGTVSVINLSSFTVEKTLTVNGHPRSIASTYNYPAGKVYTVAQDSPYVTVIRTDTDIVSSSILLQGYGVDLRTTTQYAGTSGTSANSITQSRSAGSGAP, via the coding sequence GTGCGAAGTCTGACAGGGCCTGAGCGCCCGTGGTTTGCCGCCGGGGCGCTGCTTGCCTTGTTTGCTGCGGCAGGATGCGGAAACCAATATCGCCCCGTTGTGACGCCGGTCACGCCATCGGGTCCGGCCCCGCAACCGACGGCTTATCTGGTGGCATTTTCCCAGCCAAATCTAGTGAGGTATGGGCAGACGTCTGGTCTGGCCTTTCCACAGTCGTTGTGTCCGGCCACAGCTTCAACTTACGACAATGGAGGCGTAGTCACCCTGATTGACTTCTCCGGTGACAGCATCATGGCCCAGGCCAATGTGGGTCCTGGCCCCTTGACCTTTGCTCTTGATCCTTCAGGCTCTACTGCTTACAGCGTAAACGTCACAGAAGCCACGGACAGCAGCGGTAACCCCACCGGGACCTGCACCAGTACTCTCAGCACGGTGCCTCTTAGCACCAGCCTTCAGACCAACAAGGTCCAGAACACCACTTTGCCTGAAAGCAATCAAGTGGCCACGGTTCCGACCAATATCCTAACCACCACCTCCGGGCAGTATGTCGTGGAGCCTTTCACTTCTGACCTGAATGGGAGCCCCGCGATTGGAGTTTTGACTGGAAGTCCGCCTTCGCTCAAGCTGGAGATCCCCGTCGCTCCTGGCTTGATCAATGCAGTGGCCGTCGGAAACTCGAATGCACAGCGACTCTATGCCATCAGCCAGGGTAACTTACAGGGCGGTAACCTCAAGTGGGGAGCATGTGATACCCCTTCTTCGGTGACAACTACGGGCGAAGCAGATGGAATCGATTTTGCGACCAATACTGTAACCAGTCAGCTTCCCTTGGGGGTCTGTCCGGTCTATGGCCTGATGACCTCGGATGGCCGCAGAACATTTATTCTGAACCGCGGCAGCGGAACAATTACTGTGATTGACAGCTACAAAAACGCGCTGGACACAAATTCTCCCAGCACTTATCTAAAAAATGCCACCATCACAGTCGGCGCCGGCCCGGTGCACGCGGACATTTACAGCCCATCTGCGCTTCTGGTGACTGCAAACTACGATGATGACTCGGTCAGCATCATCGATGTGAGCATCAACGGGGCGGTGCAGGGCTACACCGACACAGCCAACTTCGGCCATGTCCTAGCAACGGTGAAATTGCCGTCAGGAAGCCATCCTGCGGCGGTGACAGTATTGCAGGACGGTAGCCGCGCATATACAGCCAATGAAGGGAACGGCACTGTAAGCGTCATCAATCTGTCGAGCTTTACAGTAGAAAAGACCCTTACTGTCAATGGCCACCCGCGGTCTATCGCTTCTACTTATAATTACCCCGCGGGCAAGGTCTACACGGTTGCCCAGGACAGTCCCTATGTGACCGTGATCCGCACAGATACGGATATTGTGTCCTCATCCATCCTTCTTCAGGGCTATGGGGTAGATCTGCGGACCACGACCCAATATGCCGGTACCAGCGGTACGAGCGCCAACAGCATCACACAAAGTCGTTCCGCAGGTTCTGGGGCCCCGTGA
- a CDS encoding DUF92 domain-containing protein translates to MRQETRFRPPLYWQSQLLLLIVVPVCCIWIFFQTVEAWERRDPVLVQTAGICIFFGLAVWIARAGTVPAIFTGVLVTACLYLRFPGRETALWCLVAMLTLTLAATRFGRKHKEKLGVAERPSGRSAAQVAANLGVAALACLPAHAPWVAAAGVCAALSESTADTLSSELGQVFGGRPRLMTTFRPVATGTDGGITLAGTACGCLGAATIAAVSAWTFHFNLKSGINVFSCGALGLFLDSLLGATLERRGLLNNDAVNFLSTLASALCAERIAGLLGR, encoded by the coding sequence ATGAGACAGGAAACTCGGTTCCGCCCGCCGCTCTATTGGCAGTCACAACTGCTCCTCCTGATTGTAGTGCCTGTTTGTTGCATATGGATATTCTTTCAGACGGTGGAAGCCTGGGAACGTCGCGATCCAGTCCTGGTGCAAACCGCAGGAATCTGCATATTTTTTGGTCTCGCGGTTTGGATTGCACGTGCAGGAACGGTCCCGGCCATTTTCACCGGCGTTCTGGTTACAGCATGCCTGTACCTGCGCTTTCCTGGCCGGGAAACCGCGCTCTGGTGTCTGGTGGCAATGCTGACGCTGACGCTGGCAGCAACGCGATTCGGACGCAAACACAAGGAAAAGCTGGGAGTAGCGGAGAGGCCTTCCGGACGCTCGGCAGCGCAGGTAGCAGCAAACCTGGGCGTGGCCGCGCTGGCCTGTCTTCCTGCCCATGCGCCGTGGGTGGCGGCGGCTGGTGTTTGCGCCGCGTTGAGTGAAAGCACTGCCGACACCTTGTCTTCTGAGCTTGGGCAAGTCTTCGGAGGTAGACCACGCCTGATGACCACCTTCCGTCCAGTTGCCACCGGGACCGATGGCGGAATCACCCTTGCTGGAACTGCCTGCGGGTGCCTGGGCGCGGCCACCATTGCAGCTGTCTCAGCGTGGACTTTTCATTTCAATCTGAAATCCGGAATCAATGTTTTCTCCTGCGGCGCGCTGGGCCTGTTTTTAGACAGCCTTCTGGGAGCGACGCTGGAAAGACGCGGCCTGTTGAACAATGATGCGGTCAATTTTCTCTCGACTCTGGCTTCGGCCCTGTGTGCGGAACGGATAGCGGGGTTGCTTGGAAGGTAA
- a CDS encoding PDZ domain-containing protein: MKQVLRLGWTILVAGGAGLVLQTNWGLAQPVSVVSDTAAYLAHSSQGYLGVELHEIDNDRAAALHLKDPHGAEIATLDHDGPASKAGLKPHDVILEMNGQRIEGAEQLKRMLRETPAGRTVHFLVFRDGQQKEVSVELADRSKVEAEAWSKHFSVPDPEQTPLPDGFLAPSTSHGFGNGFFGIFTGNSLYVGADVDVISTQLANYFGVTDGTGLLVKSVDDNSPAAAAGLKAGDVITKVNNERVASRADWFRSLHNNRGKQVQLTVMRDKKEQKLTMQAGEAKKKGEVNPPCMFPDPGQLRAQLESDFAAVPWDQMSRETRSAAEAASKAEAELLARRQDLSKLSDEVQKQVQSKEFQQMQKQLEQLTERLDQLGQEMN; the protein is encoded by the coding sequence ATGAAACAGGTTTTGAGGCTGGGTTGGACGATTCTCGTGGCAGGTGGGGCGGGGCTTGTTTTGCAAACAAACTGGGGTCTTGCGCAACCCGTCAGCGTAGTCAGTGATACGGCGGCTTATCTGGCGCACAGTTCGCAGGGATATCTGGGCGTTGAGCTGCATGAAATTGACAATGACCGCGCGGCTGCTTTGCATCTGAAAGATCCACACGGTGCTGAGATTGCTACCCTGGACCACGACGGCCCCGCCAGCAAGGCCGGTCTGAAGCCTCACGACGTGATTCTGGAGATGAATGGCCAGCGGATTGAGGGTGCCGAGCAATTAAAGCGTATGCTGCGTGAGACGCCGGCCGGCCGTACAGTGCATTTTCTTGTGTTTCGGGATGGCCAGCAGAAAGAGGTCTCCGTAGAACTGGCCGACCGCTCAAAAGTGGAGGCGGAGGCATGGTCCAAGCACTTCTCCGTTCCCGATCCGGAACAGACGCCGCTTCCTGATGGCTTTCTGGCCCCGTCTACTTCGCATGGCTTCGGAAATGGGTTCTTCGGCATTTTTACTGGAAATAGTTTGTATGTTGGCGCTGACGTGGATGTTATCAGCACGCAGTTGGCCAATTATTTCGGGGTGACGGATGGAACCGGTCTTTTGGTCAAAAGCGTGGATGATAATAGTCCGGCTGCAGCCGCGGGATTGAAGGCCGGCGATGTCATCACAAAGGTGAACAACGAGCGAGTTGCCTCTCGTGCTGACTGGTTTCGCAGCCTGCACAATAATCGCGGTAAGCAGGTCCAGCTCACTGTCATGCGAGACAAAAAAGAGCAGAAGCTGACGATGCAGGCTGGCGAGGCGAAAAAGAAGGGCGAGGTCAATCCACCCTGTATGTTCCCGGATCCGGGGCAGTTGCGGGCACAACTCGAAAGCGATTTTGCTGCTGTTCCCTGGGACCAGATGTCCCGTGAAACCCGCAGTGCAGCCGAGGCCGCCTCCAAGGCAGAGGCCGAACTCCTTGCCCGTCGTCAGGACTTGTCAAAGCTCTCTGATGAGGTCCAGAAGCAGGTCCAGTCGAAGGAGTTTCAGCAGATGCAAAAGCAACTGGAGCAGCTTACAGAAAGGCTGGACCAGCTAGGCCAAGAAATGAATTAA
- a CDS encoding alkaline phosphatase family protein: MFLLLGMTSCGNPSYQNAPPQGHIQNVFIIMMENHNWTGAGANSIENNPNAPYINQVLIPMGAHPSNYNNPPHMHPSLPNYLWLEAGTNFGILTDGPAVAGLSQTTTLHLVTLLKNAGISWKAYDEAADGKTCPLTHWHTPFVFFDDVTDNMNPQSSYCISHIRPLSELTDDLKSDSTARYNFIVPNDCHSMHSPCNGGNQIAQGDEWLSEIVPQILGSSAYKNGVLFIVWDEAKKGDGPIPMLVLSPFAKTGGYTNLTYYNHGSTLRTVEEIFGVQPLLRDAAKETDLSDFFNQFP; encoded by the coding sequence GTGTTTCTGCTGTTGGGGATGACTTCGTGTGGCAATCCGTCCTATCAAAATGCGCCCCCTCAGGGGCATATCCAGAATGTTTTCATCATTATGATGGAAAACCACAACTGGACTGGCGCAGGCGCCAATAGCATCGAGAACAACCCAAATGCTCCCTACATCAACCAAGTCCTGATTCCTATGGGGGCGCATCCGAGCAACTATAACAATCCTCCTCATATGCACCCCAGCCTGCCGAATTATCTTTGGCTGGAAGCCGGAACCAATTTTGGCATTCTTACGGACGGGCCAGCAGTGGCTGGTCTGAGTCAAACGACCACCCTGCACCTGGTTACCCTTCTGAAAAATGCCGGGATTTCCTGGAAGGCCTATGACGAAGCCGCGGATGGGAAGACTTGCCCCCTTACACACTGGCATACGCCCTTTGTTTTCTTCGACGACGTTACCGACAACATGAATCCGCAATCCTCTTATTGCATTTCCCACATCCGGCCACTGAGCGAACTCACGGATGATCTAAAAAGCGACAGCACCGCTCGTTACAACTTCATTGTGCCGAATGACTGTCATAGCATGCACAGTCCCTGCAATGGAGGAAACCAGATTGCCCAGGGAGACGAGTGGCTGAGCGAAATTGTTCCCCAGATCCTGGGGTCCAGCGCTTACAAAAACGGCGTGCTTTTCATTGTGTGGGACGAAGCAAAAAAAGGAGATGGGCCGATTCCTATGCTGGTGCTCTCACCTTTTGCCAAGACCGGCGGATATACAAACCTTACGTATTACAATCACGGATCCACTTTGCGAACTGTGGAAGAAATTTTTGGAGTGCAGCCCTTGCTGAGAGACGCAGCCAAAGAAACGGACCTGAGCGATTTCTTCAACCAATTTCCGTGA
- the lpxD gene encoding UDP-3-O-(3-hydroxymyristoyl)glucosamine N-acyltransferase produces the protein MKSGELAERLGAACHGNADLELTGVAAIENAGPGDVTFVANPRYTALARNTRAGAVLVAPDFPEIQATTLRIENPYLAWARVLEMFHPAPKYPPGIHPTAVIAASAQIGEGASIGPYAVIGDNCVIGKRATLLPHVVIYPNVRIGDDFLAHAHSVVREGCVLGDRVVLQNGVIVGGDGFGFAKDQAGHWQKIVQPGPVVLEDDVEIQSNSCIDRASVGETRIARGAKIDNLVQVGHSSTVGEDTLLCAQVGLAGSTHIGKSAILAGQVGVAGHCHLGDRVIVTAQSGIGGDVEEGKVVSGSPAYDNKQWLRVSALMPRLPEILKRLERAVKKTAE, from the coding sequence ATGAAGTCTGGGGAGCTTGCGGAGCGTCTGGGTGCAGCCTGCCATGGCAACGCGGATCTTGAGCTGACCGGAGTTGCAGCCATTGAGAATGCCGGTCCTGGAGATGTAACGTTTGTTGCGAATCCACGATATACGGCCTTGGCCAGGAACACGAGAGCGGGGGCGGTCCTGGTGGCGCCAGACTTTCCGGAAATTCAAGCCACAACACTGCGCATTGAGAATCCTTATTTGGCCTGGGCACGTGTTCTTGAGATGTTTCACCCCGCACCCAAATATCCTCCCGGGATTCATCCCACCGCTGTGATTGCTGCTTCTGCGCAAATCGGCGAAGGGGCCTCGATTGGGCCCTACGCCGTGATCGGAGACAACTGCGTCATCGGAAAACGCGCCACACTGCTTCCTCACGTGGTGATTTATCCAAATGTGCGAATCGGGGACGATTTCCTTGCCCATGCTCACTCGGTCGTGCGTGAAGGATGCGTGCTGGGAGACCGTGTGGTGCTGCAAAATGGCGTGATCGTGGGAGGCGACGGTTTCGGCTTTGCCAAAGACCAGGCGGGACACTGGCAGAAGATTGTCCAGCCCGGACCAGTAGTACTGGAAGATGATGTTGAAATCCAGTCTAATTCGTGCATTGACCGCGCCAGCGTGGGAGAAACACGCATTGCAAGAGGGGCAAAAATCGACAACCTGGTACAGGTGGGGCACAGTTCTACTGTGGGCGAGGACACTCTGCTATGCGCACAGGTTGGGTTGGCCGGTTCCACGCATATCGGTAAAAGCGCCATTCTGGCCGGTCAGGTAGGGGTGGCGGGGCATTGCCATCTTGGCGACCGGGTGATTGTGACGGCACAGTCCGGTATTGGCGGAGACGTTGAGGAAGGAAAGGTGGTCAGCGGATCACCTGCGTATGACAATAAGCAGTGGCTTCGGGTTTCAGCCTTGATGCCGAGGCTGCCGGAGATTCTTAAACGGCTGGAGCGTGCCGTGAAAAAAACAGCCGAATAA